One Sphingomonas kaistensis genomic window, GCCTCCGGGCCGTCGCGCATCAGCGTGAAAAGATGCTGGCCGAGCGCGTCGTCAACTTCGGCGAAGGTGTCGCGGGCGGCGGTGCTGGCGGCGGCGAGCTCTGCGCCCATGCCGACTGACTGGCTGCCCTGTCCGGGAAAAAGAAATGCGCGCATGAATGACCCTTCGATTTGCGGGGCGCGGGTTAGTCCGGACGCCGCCGATTGCCAAGCTTGCTTGGCGGTGCGACGGGGCGAAGGATGACCCAGATCGCCGCGCAACTTCCCCCGCCGCCAGCCCCTCCCCCGCCGTCGCGCCGGCTCGGCCCGGTTATGAGCCTGGCGATGGTCGTCGGCACGGTGATCGGGTCGGGCATCTACATCCTGCCCGCGACGGTCGCGCCTTTCGGCGCCAATATCTTGTTCGCCTTCGCCATCGCGATCGTCGGGACCTGTTGCCTCGCCTTGTCGTTGGCCCGGCTGGCGCGGCGGCTGCCCGGCGGTCCCTATGCCTATATCGCCGCGGCCTTCGGAGACCGCGCTGCTTTTGTGACCTTATGGAGCTATGTCGTTTCGCAATGGACGGCGGTGGCGGCGGTGGCGATTGCGGCGATGGGTGCGCTCGGCCATGTGTTTCCCGCCATCGCTTCGGGCTGGCCGCTCGCCTTTGCCGCGTGCGGGGCGATCATCGGCATGGTGCTGGTCAATCTGCGCGGGGCACGCTCGACCGGTGCGGTGCAGGTGACCGCGACGCTGATCAAGATCGTGCCGTTGCTGCTGGTCGCGCTGCTCGTCCTGTTGAGGGTCGTCAGCGGGCCGCCGCTCGAACCCTTCGCACCCGTTCCGCTCAGCCTTGGTGCGACGATCTCGGCCTGCGCCCTGATGCTTTTTGCCTTCACCGGGTTCGAAGCGGCCGCCGTCACCGCCAATGTCACCGAGGATGCCGGCGACGTGGTGCCCGGAGCGACCATTCGCGGCACGGTGCTGGTTGCGCTGCTCTATCTCGTTGCCACCGTGGCGGTCCTTTGGCTCCTGCCGAGCGCGAGCGCGGCAACCTCCCAGGCACCGTTCGCCGATGCCATCGCCCCTGCCTTCGGCGACATAGCGGGCAATTTCGTCGCCATCGTCGCGGCGGTGAGCGCGCTTGGCGCGGGCAATGCGATCATCCTGCTGGCGGTGGAGATTTCGCGCGCCATGGCCAATGCCGGCGACCTGCCGCCCTTTTTCGCACGGACCAACAAAGCGGGCGTGGCGACCGGGTCGCTGCTGGTCGCGGCAAGCATCGCGATTTTGCTGGTGGTGGCGAGCGTAAGCGACAGTTTCGTCGCGGTCTTTACCTTTGTCGCGCTGGTCTCGGCGGTGTCGGCGCTGGTGCTCTATTTCATCTGCGCGGCGGCGGCGCTCAAGCTCCGGCTGGAAAAGCCGGCGATTGCGGTGATCGCCGTTCTCTATGCCATCGCCATGTTCGTCGGCTCAGGCCTGGAGGCGACGCTGTGGGGCGGCGCGCTGGCGCTGGCGGGTTTGCCGATCCGCTGGCTCAGCCGGCGCGCACGCGGCCTGCCGGCCTGATCTCGTCGCCTAGCCCTTCCCCATCAGCGCCAGCACCTCCTTGCGGCTGCGCTCGTCGGAGCGGAAAGTGCCCATCATCCGGCTGGTGGTCATGATCACACCCGGCGTGTTGACCCCGCGCGCGGTCATGCAGGCATGGGTCGCCTCGATTACCACCGCGACGCCCTTGGGCTGAAGATGCTCGCAGATGCAGTCGGCGACTTCGGCGGTCAGGCGCTCCTGCACCTGTAGGCGCCGGGCGAAGCCGTGCAGCACGCGTGCGAGCTTGGAGATGCCGACCACGCGGGTGTTGGGCAGGTAAGCAATGTGCGCCTTGCCGATGATCGGCGCCATGTGATGTTCGCAATGCGATTGAAACGGAATGTCCTTCAGCAGCACGATCTCGTCATAGCCGCCGACCTCCTCGAAGGTGCGGTAAAGGTGCGCGGCCGGATCCTCGTTGT contains:
- the folE gene encoding GTP cyclohydrolase I FolE; the protein is MSDTPDDGDLVAPPPKLPVPDDVADAVRTLIRWAGDDPEREGLLDTPARVARAWKEYARGYNEDPAAHLYRTFEEVGGYDEIVLLKDIPFQSHCEHHMAPIIGKAHIAYLPNTRVVGISKLARVLHGFARRLQVQERLTAEVADCICEHLQPKGVAVVIEATHACMTARGVNTPGVIMTTSRMMGTFRSDERSRKEVLALMGKG
- a CDS encoding APC family permease, with the protein product MTQIAAQLPPPPAPPPPSRRLGPVMSLAMVVGTVIGSGIYILPATVAPFGANILFAFAIAIVGTCCLALSLARLARRLPGGPYAYIAAAFGDRAAFVTLWSYVVSQWTAVAAVAIAAMGALGHVFPAIASGWPLAFAACGAIIGMVLVNLRGARSTGAVQVTATLIKIVPLLLVALLVLLRVVSGPPLEPFAPVPLSLGATISACALMLFAFTGFEAAAVTANVTEDAGDVVPGATIRGTVLVALLYLVATVAVLWLLPSASAATSQAPFADAIAPAFGDIAGNFVAIVAAVSALGAGNAIILLAVEISRAMANAGDLPPFFARTNKAGVATGSLLVAASIAILLVVASVSDSFVAVFTFVALVSAVSALVLYFICAAAALKLRLEKPAIAVIAVLYAIAMFVGSGLEATLWGGALALAGLPIRWLSRRARGLPA